One Niallia circulans DNA segment encodes these proteins:
- a CDS encoding FecCD family ABC transporter permease: MNYKRHPLFILLGLCVVLITLAIINIGLGAVPIPPLRVISSLIGLGEYNETYIIVFYRLPRIVLALLVGGCLAVAGVIAQSILRNPLAAPDTLGITGGASIGAIGFTLLFPAASPSLTGIAAFIGGTIAAAAVYLLTYQRTGTEPARLALVGVSVSAFCGSCVELFILKMDTNLQTSLLWLNGSLFGRTWQSVIDILPWAVILIAITLFLAKTLDIFILGQESAIGLGIKTETATAILMGLSVLLTGASVAAAGMIGFVGLISPHIARKLVGTVHHYLIPTATLIGAIMLLFADCIGRGLIPPVEIPAGIVTALIGAPYFLFLLWKQSAKKGLLSR; encoded by the coding sequence GTGAACTATAAACGACATCCGCTATTTATCCTGTTGGGGTTGTGTGTAGTCCTCATAACCTTGGCTATTATTAACATTGGTCTGGGAGCAGTGCCCATTCCGCCACTGCGAGTCATCTCTTCCTTGATCGGATTAGGAGAATACAACGAAACATACATTATTGTTTTTTACAGACTGCCCCGAATTGTCTTAGCCTTACTTGTTGGCGGATGCTTAGCAGTTGCTGGTGTGATTGCTCAGTCAATCTTACGAAATCCATTAGCCGCACCAGATACATTAGGGATAACAGGCGGAGCAAGCATTGGAGCCATCGGATTTACCCTGCTGTTTCCCGCAGCATCTCCCTCCCTGACAGGCATTGCCGCTTTTATCGGCGGCACTATTGCTGCAGCAGCTGTATATCTATTAACCTATCAACGTACTGGTACCGAGCCTGCCCGATTAGCTTTAGTAGGTGTTTCTGTCAGTGCATTTTGCGGTTCATGTGTGGAGCTTTTTATTTTAAAAATGGATACTAACCTGCAGACATCCTTGCTTTGGCTGAACGGCAGCTTATTTGGCCGAACATGGCAATCTGTTATCGATATCCTTCCTTGGGCTGTTATCTTAATAGCAATTACACTTTTTCTAGCAAAAACGCTCGATATTTTCATACTAGGACAAGAATCAGCGATCGGTTTAGGGATAAAAACGGAAACAGCAACTGCCATATTAATGGGATTATCTGTTCTGTTGACTGGTGCAAGTGTTGCTGCCGCTGGAATGATTGGTTTTGTCGGACTTATCAGTCCTCATATTGCCAGAAAGCTAGTTGGCACTGTTCATCATTATCTTATTCCAACAGCCACATTGATTGGAGCAATCATGCTGTTATTTGCTGATTGTATCGGCAGAGGACTTATTCCTCCAGTTGAAATTCCAGCAGGAATTGTCACTGCCTTGATTGGGGCACCGTATTTTCTATTTTTGCTGTGGAAGCAATCAGCGAAGAAGGGATTGTTATCTCGGTGA
- a CDS encoding sensor histidine kinase: MFTKLRNRFLIVNMATIIFIMLVAFISIYIITCQKVIIDININLEMVSDYYHKKKASNDDKSPPPQGDQTGYSKDELLPCFELKTDNQWNILSVQSKLDLENQFYEKIINKIASRNSSNGRLKLNEISWAYKVEKNQSGFSVYALDVTSELKVVNNLIYTFILVGIMMLIIIFIVNRFLANRYIAPVKEAFDKQKQFISDASHELKTPLSVIHTNADVLLSNQEDLIATQLKWIHHIKTETERMKLLTNDLLYLAEMDDKRSDIVFAPLNISKVVESVILTMEGVIFEREVNLEYHLEPDLNTFGNVEQMKQLVMILLDNAIKYTNHQGLITVDLRKRHHEILLEVTNTGEGITSEHLEKIFDRFYRNDPSRTRKNGGNGLGLAIAKSIVEKHKGKISVKSVPGGNTTFIVRLS, from the coding sequence ATGTTCACTAAATTACGTAATCGCTTCTTAATTGTTAATATGGCAACGATTATTTTTATCATGTTAGTCGCTTTTATCTCAATCTATATTATTACATGTCAAAAAGTAATAATTGATATAAACATAAATCTTGAAATGGTATCTGATTATTATCATAAAAAAAAGGCCAGCAATGATGATAAGTCACCTCCACCTCAAGGGGATCAAACTGGTTATTCAAAGGATGAACTCTTACCGTGCTTTGAGCTGAAGACAGATAATCAGTGGAATATTCTTTCTGTACAATCAAAATTAGATTTGGAAAATCAATTCTATGAAAAAATCATAAATAAAATAGCATCAAGGAACTCTTCTAATGGTCGCTTAAAACTAAATGAGATTAGTTGGGCTTATAAAGTGGAGAAAAACCAGTCAGGTTTTTCAGTCTATGCCCTTGATGTTACTTCTGAGTTAAAAGTGGTGAACAATTTAATATACACCTTTATTCTCGTTGGTATTATGATGCTAATTATCATCTTTATTGTAAATAGATTCTTGGCTAACAGGTATATTGCGCCAGTCAAGGAAGCGTTTGATAAGCAAAAGCAATTTATTTCCGATGCTTCTCATGAACTAAAAACACCATTATCTGTTATTCATACAAATGCAGATGTATTATTGAGCAATCAGGAAGATTTGATTGCAACTCAATTAAAGTGGATACATCATATTAAGACAGAGACAGAAAGAATGAAGTTACTCACCAATGACCTGCTTTACCTGGCAGAAATGGATGATAAACGCTCTGATATAGTCTTTGCACCATTAAATATAAGCAAAGTAGTCGAAAGTGTCATTCTGACAATGGAGGGTGTTATCTTTGAAAGGGAAGTCAATCTTGAGTACCATCTTGAACCTGACTTAAACACTTTTGGAAATGTGGAGCAAATGAAGCAACTAGTAATGATTTTATTAGATAATGCGATAAAATACACCAATCATCAAGGCTTAATTACTGTAGATTTAAGAAAACGACATCATGAAATATTGCTGGAGGTAACAAACACAGGAGAAGGGATTACATCAGAGCATTTAGAAAAAATATTCGACAGATTCTATCGTAATGATCCTTCTCGTACGCGGAAAAATGGTGGGAATGGGCTTGGTTTAGCTATTGCTAAATCTATTGTAGAGAAACATAAAGGGAAGATATCGGTGAAAAGTGTTCCTGGTGGTAATACTACTTTTATAGTGAGGCTAAGTTAA
- a CDS encoding response regulator transcription factor — translation MRILIVEDEVGLAEALAQILNKNNYYVDIVHDGETGLDYILTGIYDLILLDIMLPELDGITVLRTIRDKAIATPVVMLSAKGEVPDKVSGLDNGADDYIAKPFATDELLARIRAALRRNNEVVPEDSLKFGDLELNMSTLMLMCKTKDLKLILKEGKLLELLLIRKNTVTSKEQIIEKLWGLDSDVEHNNVEVYISFLRKKLAFLDSVVQIKTIRGIGYILEVASDVH, via the coding sequence ATGAGAATCTTAATTGTCGAGGATGAAGTAGGACTTGCTGAAGCGTTAGCGCAAATTCTGAATAAAAATAATTATTATGTGGACATAGTGCACGATGGAGAAACAGGGCTGGATTATATCCTTACTGGCATTTACGATTTAATCCTGCTTGATATTATGCTGCCTGAACTAGATGGAATAACGGTATTGAGAACGATTCGAGATAAGGCAATTGCAACTCCTGTTGTAATGCTATCAGCAAAAGGCGAAGTTCCTGATAAAGTTTCAGGACTTGATAATGGGGCAGATGATTACATCGCAAAACCGTTTGCTACTGATGAACTTTTGGCAAGAATAAGAGCGGCACTAAGGCGCAATAATGAAGTAGTTCCAGAGGATTCCTTGAAATTTGGAGATTTGGAGTTAAATATGTCTACTCTTATGTTAATGTGTAAAACCAAAGATCTGAAGTTAATTTTAAAAGAAGGCAAGTTATTAGAGCTGCTATTGATTAGAAAAAATACAGTAACATCGAAAGAGCAAATCATTGAAAAATTATGGGGGCTAGATTCAGATGTTGAACACAATAATGTGGAAGTATATATTTCTTTTCTACGAAAAAAGCTGGCTTTTCTAGATTCTGTTGTTCAAATAAAAACAATAAGAGGGATAGGGTATATTTTGGAGGTGGCATCAGATGTTCACTAA
- a CDS encoding YceI family protein, with protein sequence MKKKYIISIAAVAVLILGIGGYTLLNSYMGNNVEISSVLDKNEEADSSEASADSDTAPVSTEDLNGDWQVADDSSVYWSVTTSQETVNFVNEDVTGNWTVDINDSTAMSGEGIVNMNALDSGNTQRDDHVKEGAEYLNVTEYPEASFATSTISELPTSWTEGTVVPVTIDGTITIKGIEKEVQFDSEAMYQNGQLLLSGTTVVTFADFGMENPHSVALETENDLTVQLELVLDKA encoded by the coding sequence GTGAAGAAAAAATATATTATTTCAATAGCAGCAGTTGCTGTTCTTATACTTGGTATTGGAGGCTACACATTACTTAACAGCTATATGGGAAATAATGTGGAGATAAGCTCTGTATTAGATAAAAATGAGGAAGCTGACTCATCTGAAGCAAGTGCAGACTCTGATACAGCACCTGTTTCTACAGAAGATTTAAACGGTGATTGGCAAGTTGCTGACGATTCAAGTGTCTATTGGTCTGTTACAACATCACAAGAAACAGTTAACTTTGTCAATGAAGATGTAACCGGCAACTGGACGGTTGATATCAATGATTCAACTGCAATGTCTGGTGAAGGAATTGTCAATATGAATGCATTGGATTCAGGAAATACCCAAAGAGATGACCATGTCAAAGAAGGCGCTGAGTACTTAAATGTTACCGAGTATCCAGAGGCATCATTTGCGACAAGCACCATTTCAGAATTGCCAACAAGCTGGACAGAAGGTACTGTTGTACCAGTAACAATTGATGGAACAATCACTATAAAGGGCATCGAAAAGGAAGTTCAATTTGACTCAGAAGCAATGTATCAAAACGGGCAACTACTTTTATCTGGAACTACAGTTGTAACATTTGCTGATTTTGGAATGGAAAATCCGCACTCTGTTGCCTTAGAAACAGAGAACGACCTTACTGTGCAATTAGAGCTTGTATTAGATAAGGCATAA
- a CDS encoding 2-isopropylmalate synthase, whose translation MSRKIWVFDTTLRDGEQVPGAKLNVYEKLEVAKQLKKLKVDMIEAGFPSSSTGDFNAVKEIAKKIGNTDDVIITALARAVKSDIDAVYNSVKYAENPLIHIVLGTSDIHVEKKFGKSKNQILDIGVDAVKYAKTLLPEVQYSTEDASRADFEYLWKTIEAVVKAGATIINIPDTVGFAEPQEFGELIYKINDRLKNLNDSVLLSVHCHNDLGMATANTLAAIKNGAEKVECTINGIGERAGNASLEEVVMAVHTRSEIYQAYTNINTKEIMNTSRMVSGFMGLDVQVNKAITGENAFAHSSGIHQDGLIKSRNTYEIIDPVTVGLDDMELILTARSGRHAVKTAFEKLGMNQFSNSEFEEIFVDFLELADAKKEVYNHDLYVLIENYYKKAKGNNQDISHYSNNFYELIDLQVISNTKFPSASVELKKADQIIKGTAIGSGPIDALYSAIMNVCDLEMKLIQYDIRSVSRGKEALGKVKIQVEFKGEIYIAKASDTDILKASAYAYINAINSIVVNHLLPVK comes from the coding sequence ATGTCAAGAAAAATTTGGGTATTTGATACAACATTAAGAGATGGAGAACAAGTTCCTGGTGCAAAATTGAATGTATATGAAAAATTGGAAGTCGCCAAGCAATTAAAGAAACTCAAAGTTGATATGATTGAAGCTGGATTTCCTTCGTCATCAACAGGTGATTTTAACGCGGTTAAAGAAATTGCTAAAAAGATAGGAAATACAGATGATGTTATAATTACTGCGTTAGCAAGAGCAGTGAAATCCGATATTGATGCTGTATATAATAGTGTGAAATATGCAGAAAATCCACTAATCCATATTGTATTAGGTACTTCGGATATTCATGTGGAAAAGAAATTTGGAAAATCCAAAAATCAAATATTAGATATCGGAGTGGATGCTGTGAAGTATGCGAAAACACTCCTACCAGAAGTGCAATATTCAACAGAGGATGCGTCTAGAGCTGATTTTGAATATTTATGGAAAACTATAGAGGCTGTTGTAAAAGCAGGAGCCACAATTATTAATATACCTGATACAGTTGGTTTTGCTGAACCTCAAGAGTTCGGTGAATTAATATACAAAATAAATGATCGCTTGAAGAATTTGAATGATAGTGTGCTTCTAAGTGTTCATTGCCACAATGATTTAGGAATGGCTACAGCTAATACATTGGCAGCAATTAAAAATGGTGCAGAAAAAGTAGAATGTACTATTAATGGAATTGGAGAACGTGCAGGAAATGCTTCATTAGAGGAAGTAGTTATGGCTGTTCATACACGTTCTGAGATATATCAAGCTTATACGAATATTAATACAAAGGAAATTATGAATACGTCGAGAATGGTAAGTGGATTCATGGGACTTGATGTACAAGTAAACAAAGCAATTACAGGGGAAAATGCTTTTGCACATTCTTCAGGTATTCACCAGGATGGATTAATCAAGTCAAGAAATACCTATGAAATAATTGATCCCGTCACGGTGGGTCTTGATGACATGGAGCTGATTCTAACAGCACGTTCTGGTCGCCATGCGGTTAAAACGGCTTTTGAAAAATTAGGTATGAATCAATTTTCAAATTCAGAGTTCGAGGAAATCTTTGTAGACTTTCTTGAATTAGCCGATGCGAAAAAAGAGGTATATAATCATGATCTATATGTATTGATTGAAAATTATTACAAAAAAGCAAAGGGGAATAATCAGGACATCAGCCATTACAGTAACAATTTTTATGAGTTAATAGATCTGCAAGTGATCAGTAATACAAAATTTCCTTCTGCTAGTGTGGAGTTAAAGAAGGCTGATCAAATCATAAAGGGAACTGCGATAGGTTCTGGTCCGATTGATGCTTTATATTCTGCAATTATGAATGTATGTGATTTAGAAATGAAGTTGATTCAATACGATATTAGAAGTGTTTCAAGGGGAAAAGAAGCATTAGGAAAAGTGAAAATTCAAGTTGAATTTAAAGGGGAAATATATATTGCCAAAGCATCAGATACAGACATTTTAAAAGCAAGTGCTTATGCGTATATTAATGCCATAAATAGTATTGTGGTCAATCATTTACTTCCAGTTAAGTAA
- a CDS encoding cupin domain-containing protein, with protein sequence MNYQAINLNEKFSKFHERWSPKVIGEMNDYQFKVVKIEGDFVWHDHQDTDEVFIVLAGEMFIDFRDGQVKVSQGEMFIVPKGTEHKPFATQECHIMLVEPRGIVNTGDTKSALTAVNDIWI encoded by the coding sequence ATTAATTATCAAGCCATTAATCTGAATGAGAAATTTTCTAAGTTTCACGAACGCTGGTCTCCAAAGGTCATTGGTGAAATGAATGACTATCAATTCAAAGTGGTCAAAATAGAAGGGGATTTTGTGTGGCATGATCATCAAGATACCGACGAGGTGTTTATCGTTCTCGCTGGTGAAATGTTCATTGATTTTCGCGATGGTCAAGTTAAGGTGTCTCAAGGAGAGATGTTTATAGTGCCAAAGGGGACCGAACATAAACCTTTCGCTACACAAGAGTGTCATATCATGTTAGTAGAGCCAAGAGGAATTGTAAATACTGGCGATACTAAATCAGCATTAACCGCAGTTAATGATATCTGGATCTAA
- a CDS encoding cupin domain-containing protein yields the protein MISKVNIQDEFLQINDYWNPRIGGELNDSNIKMVKIKGEFIWHHHDHEDEMFFVWRGKLIIRLRNGEIVLNEGEFIVIPKGIEHQPIAEEEVHLLLIEPKTTLNTGNVVNERTVLNPQGI from the coding sequence TTGATTTCAAAGGTCAATATACAGGATGAATTTTTACAAATAAATGATTATTGGAATCCTAGAATAGGTGGTGAGTTAAACGATTCAAACATAAAAATGGTGAAGATTAAGGGTGAATTTATTTGGCATCACCACGATCATGAGGATGAGATGTTCTTCGTATGGCGAGGAAAGCTGATAATACGTTTGAGAAATGGTGAAATAGTTCTTAATGAAGGAGAATTTATTGTTATACCTAAAGGAATAGAACATCAGCCAATTGCTGAAGAGGAAGTCCATTTGTTATTAATCGAACCAAAAACCACGCTAAATACAGGAAATGTGGTCAATGAACGGACTGTGTTGAACCCTCAAGGAATTTGA
- a CDS encoding LysR family transcriptional regulator: protein MDIKSLEVFKAVAIEQSITKAAEKLNYVQSNVTARIQRLEQELGVPLLYRYHKKISLTPAGRELLPYVNKLLFDFEEAIEAVKLSSTPRGSLHIGAMESTATTRLPIIFSRYHKEFPSVDLSLYMAPTVDQVNAILNYKIDGAFVDGPILHPEIIEYPVLEESLVLITSYSTETFHIESILHEPLLSSFAHCTYLGIWQKWLADNDFAPMRVMEYGTLEGVLKCVENGLGVTVLPISMVESRMQDKLNCHPLPDPHRTVPTVFIMRRDSYMTSALSKFMELAGITDL, encoded by the coding sequence TTGGATATTAAATCTTTAGAAGTGTTTAAGGCAGTAGCTATTGAACAAAGTATTACTAAGGCTGCTGAGAAATTAAATTATGTACAGTCAAATGTTACTGCAAGAATACAGCGTCTTGAACAGGAATTAGGAGTTCCCCTGCTGTACCGATATCATAAGAAAATATCACTGACCCCTGCAGGTCGTGAATTATTACCATATGTAAATAAGTTGCTTTTCGATTTTGAGGAAGCTATTGAAGCAGTCAAGCTTTCCTCTACTCCGCGAGGATCTTTGCACATCGGAGCTATGGAATCAACTGCTACTACACGATTACCAATTATTTTCTCTCGATATCACAAAGAATTTCCCAGTGTAGACCTGAGCTTATATATGGCACCTACTGTAGATCAGGTTAATGCTATTCTCAATTACAAGATAGACGGAGCATTTGTTGATGGGCCAATTCTTCATCCAGAAATTATTGAGTACCCTGTACTTGAAGAATCCCTAGTTCTGATTACAAGCTACTCTACAGAAACATTTCATATAGAATCAATTTTACATGAACCACTACTTTCATCATTCGCACATTGCACATATTTAGGAATTTGGCAAAAATGGCTTGCGGACAATGATTTTGCTCCTATGAGGGTAATGGAATATGGTACTCTAGAAGGTGTCCTTAAATGCGTTGAAAACGGGTTAGGAGTCACCGTATTACCAATATCTATGGTTGAATCACGGATGCAGGACAAACTTAACTGCCATCCATTACCAGATCCACATAGAACAGTTCCCACTGTGTTTATAATGCGTCGTGATTCGTATATGACCAGTGCTCTCTCAAAATTTATGGAGCTAGCAGGCATTACTGATTTATGA